GGACAACTTACAGaaacacttcttttaatttgctatatttcaaaatgtaaaatctaCTTTGATCCATTTCAAagaattttccttttatttacatAAGTGATCTTAAATTTTGGTTCTCAGTTTACATTTAGGccttttgtgcattgaatgaacTGGAATGAACACATGCAGAATATAATGACATCAACTCTATAGTGTATAAGAAAGCAGTTTTCTGTTCTTGTGATAAAACGTGGAGGTTATTTAATGTAAAGGAAATTAACATTTTGGAGTGTTTTTAATTGACGAGGTCTGTTGTACCCACAGTGATGgatttcttgtttcctttttccaaaataaataaaaagagtcaCTTGAAATCTAAATGTGTATAACACCCCCTGgggtataaataaaatattagtcCTTTTTGTTAAGACTTTAGTCTTTTCACCTTCTGTATAAGGTTTGAAACTTCACTCTTAAAGTACAGTATGAATCTTGATTGTTGCTCATTTAAAAAGTTTACTGTAGttttaaaaacagacaaacattTAACGCATGAATATTTACATTGTAGAAAACTGTCAACAGTAATCATGATACTTCTGAGAGATCTGGATACCAGACATCTTTGTCCTGCAATGTCAGGTTAACATGGACCTCAGTTTGCACTTGTCCTTTTTCTTGGTTTACATTAATTTCTGATGTGTCTCCATTCTCTGTAGGCTCTCCTGACTCTCTGTTGGGAGGTTGGAGTGGGTGTTTTTGTAAAGGTGGCAATGGAAGTTCCACAATGTATCCATTTTGATAAGAAACCACCTGTGTTTTGTATTCTGTGAGTTTTCCCAAGTTATTCTCTGTACTTTTAGGCTCAGTTTCATTGTCATGTTTTCCTGTGTTTACTTTGACAGCCAAGCCATTGGCTTTGATGCTGGCATTGTCCACCATGCTGGCACGTTTTGAGCCATTGCTAGTATTGCCACAACCAGttcctttaaaaaaatgctcCTTCTTTCCTAAAATGTGGCGTCTAATTATCTTGCGGAAAGTGTGTCTAAACTCCCTTATTCGATAAGCATAAATGAAGGGATTCACCACAGAATTGGCATGAGACAGTATAATTGCTAGGTTTAGGACAATTACTGGTGGTTTTTCACACTGTTCACAAAATAGGTCAAAGCAGTTGATAATATGCAGGGGCAGCCAGCAGAGTGCAAACAGGCCAACAATGAAAGCTAATGATTTTGCAGCATGAATCTCCTTCTGAAGTATTGAACGTGACTTCTCACCATGGACTACTTTGAGTTCAATCTGCTTGAGCTGATGCCGTGCAGCCATAAAGATCCTTAAGTAAATGCCTAGCATAAACAATAAGGGCACCAGGACGCAAGCAAAGAAGTTGAAATAAACCATGTAGTCCATTGTTaccacatttttgaaaaagcattTCATCATTTCTTCTGGGCACGTTTCGTTGATCTCTTGTTTTCGAGAATTCCAGCCCAGCATTGGTGTCAATCCAATAATGACTGAGAGCACCCAGCAGAGAGCAATGATTCCTTGCGCTCGCTGGCCTGTCACCAGACCATTATACCTAGAAAGACATCAGAGAAATCTTATTTAATAGTTTGACATTATCCATGGAGAGTTGCCAATTCCAAGCCCCTTTACATAACAGTAGGTATTATCATGAAAAATGagatttaaataataaacactgAGGGAATGCAGAAAAAGTCAAGACTAAGACATTTACTAATTGTGTTGTAGAATAATAGGCCAATGTTGGTCAAATTGAAATAATATGATTTAACCAGATAACCATTTGTATAGTTCCTTACAGAGTGGACATAATGAGTattctagttgtttcaaaacatgtgAATACCTATTATAGAAACGGTGTACTGATGGCTTGTTTCTGTACTACATGTTCTGTGGAAGTTCCAGATAGTTTGTTGTTCAACAAAGTCTGTATAAGATTCACAAAAGGTTTCACTTCTTATTTTCTTATGTGGTAATGTGCTTTTGCAgtaaattcaattttaatttaaaagttgaaaatGGTAATTGTTTGTTAATGTAATGTGAAACTGAATCATCTGAAATATCAAACCCACTATCGCTACTATTCCTCAATCTCTATtagctttttgtcatttttgaggtCAGGATCATTAAAAATTGATTATTTGTGTAAAGAGCTAATAAAGACTAATaaatcagtttaaagaagattCATCAACAGCCAAGTTCCACCATTTTAAGAACCAGAATGTGAACTAATACATTGTTTATACTCATTCCAAAGTTTTATAACTTGTTTTCCAGATTTTCTTAAAGCCTGGGAAAAATCTTGACGTAGTGCAGGGAGTCAATCATTTGCCCTTTTAAGTATCATCTTTTGCTAAGATTATGAGCAACTTTTCCACCTATCTGTTTGAATATTAGGCTATACGCAATGCCTTTTACATCTTGTGCAAATTAATAAGGGGTCTCTCTCAAACATTTTCCTTATCATATATTTATTGTTTACTAATGGCactttattaaaattactaaattacTTATACATCTGCAGTTTATATTaagtcaaagattttttttaaagtacagtgaaaaaataatataatttagtgACCAACCAAACTGCTGAAATGAGTTCCAGAATTGGACTTGTTTTGATCCTAAATTCAGTGCCTttttcattcaaatgatttgtttTGGCTCTTATTCGTATATGAAGTGCAGTGATGTGAATTTGCAGCTGTaaccattttagtttttattattacaatttagtaaaatatttgtctgtgtttttcaaaTTTCTAATTCCTAATTGTGGCTTCCTTTCAAATATTCTTAATTATAACTTTTTAACATCTCGGACGATTCAGGTGGGGTAAATGGTGCATTTTCCTGAAagatcatccattatccaacccgttaggtcacggggttctgctggagccaattccagccaacacagggcacaaggcaggaaagaaaccctgggcagggcgcatacacacacacccacacaccatgcacaccctagggacaatttaggatcaccaatgtacctaacctgcatgtctttggactgtgggaggaaacgcacgcagatacggagagaacatgcaaactccacgcagggaggacctgggaagcgaacccaggtttgcttactgcgaggcagcagcactatccactgcaccacagtgctgcCCCTGGAAGATCACATTACTGAAAAAGTATTCTTACATATTAGTGttttatatacactgctcaaaaaggAAGGGAACACTTTATCATCCCAGTCTAATACCAAGTCGGTGAAGCTTCATGGAtttcaatctgtccagttaggaagcacaagCAATTGTGAATCAATTTCACCtgttttggtgcaaatgaaagtgatgacagatgcgctggagaggcaacagcaagacaccccaaaaagggaatgggttttgcaggtggtggccacagacagttgctctctccttatccttcttgactgactgactgttctctagttttgtgttttgctagtgcctttgtcactactggtagaaaGAAGTGGTACCTGCAGCCCATTCAGGTTGCACTGGTAGTGCTGCTTCTCCAGGATAGAAAATCCATACTTGCCATTCCAAGAAGGTTTGTTAGATCTCCTAGTACAGTCTTAAAAGCATGAAGGAGATACCAGTAGACGGGCCGTTACACAAGGAGAACCAAGGGATGTGCAGGCCAGTGTATGataaatagatatactgtatttttataacctaactttttctttatttttttcttttattttttaaaattagtatGTCAGTGGAGTACAAGTAAATCATCTAATTTCACAAGACCAATTAAATATCTCTTAGAATAAAATTAGTTAGATGGAAGACGGACGTTTCAGCAGTTTAATTGGAAGTCCATAAAGAATATGGAACAGTTTGGTCCATGCAGCAAGAACACTGTCAACTTGCTAGTTCTTATTTTGGAGTTTTCTCATATACTTGATTGATCCCTTTATGAATGACTCAAAATAAAGTATAAGGAATTAAGTTGATTAAATGAACAActttatttggaatttgttaCAGCTGATATAGAACAAAGAGCCTATTCTGATACAGCAGGTCACATTCTGGGCTTTCTGTGTAACTTAATGTGCTGTTACATAGCCACATTTTTATCATAATGAGTGGGCCGGAATGAAAAACTTCAGGGCCCTATAGTGATCCTGGAGCGCAGAATGAGTTCAAAGTTTTGGTACAAAAATAAGTCTGCATTTTATGAATGCTTTCAGCATGTGCAGTACATTATTCTTAGATATGAAGGGATTTTTTTAACCCCTTTTCACCTCCTCTCTTTCCTGGTAGAAGCATGTGGCTTTTTAAATTTATGGATGTATACACTGTTgcttaaatactgtaaattggTGGTTCCCATACATGGTCATGGGGACCCTTggggctgcaggattttattccaAAACACTTCTCTTTTTAACTGGGACTACTATACTAATTAGTTtatgtgttttggagtcaatgaaGGAATTCCAAAAGTGTTAATaccttttaataaaaattaagcagatcatgtgttttttttttgttgtttgttttgtttttgtttccctttATGTTCATCCTGATTTCTATTCTGCTTTCCTTTATTGACTAATTTGTGGGTCTGACGCTGAAGCAGCCTTTCGTTATTTAGTGTTCCCATGGGTGttttgctttgcttatttttaattgtcaccattaggatacaatgaagagaGCAGACTacacagaataaagaaaaaaataataggaaaaattacaaaaaatagttaagcatttaaagctatagcaaaaaatagaaatatttctaaatgtcttatgatttaaaaatcatactgctgtgcttttctgaatgaagaataagagatgagaaaaaaagaccagctaactaaatgagatcagttattatcaCTTACTGTGAATccagttagaacaaaaacctgcagccacaggttgTACCCatgactgagtttgggaaccactgcctttaaatgatacatttttaaaaccatgATCTCCAGATCCGTGTCTTCTCTCCCTCAAACTTCATTGTAATATAACTGCTATGTGGATATAATTCATGTCTGACTGACTTAAGGAATCCATTATAATATATTTGTCTTTGTGTCATCTCTGCATTCTTCCTGTCAGTGTAGGTCTGCACATCCTTCCCGGCCTCTGTTCCTTGTAAACAtcaagcagatttgagaatgttctATTTCAGGTTTGTTGAGGGGTACTGTTgcctatcctggtagcactgAGCACATGGAAAGACGTGGGCCTAGACAAAATGCTGGTCCATCACATGGCCTACTCATATACACGTTCACACCCAGGGGTGGCAAACGCCAATCCTGGTCAGCCCCagtagctacaggttttcattcgattttcttaattagcgactggtttttgctactaattaatttactatttacgactcagaccctttaaatcagggctgagcaacgtcagtcctggagagTCATAGTGGCTttaggttttcgttccaacccaattgctgcatgagaaatcattcattgctgatgaagtacttactgctcaagtgacatttttctggttCATTTTTAGTTACCTCGCTTTTTAaggttttgaacccttaattgcttattttagccttaaataacttgttcattgtttttaactagtccttattagcaataagatgcaaatgacaaaggaaccaacaGTTGTCCATCTaccttgtctccatttccacccatgTGTATTCATcgttcactatttggtttaattgagTACTTGAACTTGTACGTTAGAAttaaaacaagccatgaaattaaataagatttgttattggtgaggattggcttcaaattaagcaactgggttggaacaaaaacctgcagccactgcatctCTCTGGGATTGGAGTTGGCCTCCCCTCCTAGGACCAATGTGAAACTTCCAGtttacctaacctgtatgtccttGGACATATGAGAGGATAATTTAAGTACTACACTAAtatgggaagaatgtgcaaactctacagaGACATCTGGGGATAAAAATTAAAACCCAGAATGCTGGATCCATGAAGTAGTATTAATACTCTTTTCACCTTGTTGCCCTTGTATAACCTTCTTAATTAAACTCTAAATTTAAAAAGCCACAGTTTGTCAAGCAAGCTGTCTTGTCTTAATGTAGCTCTCATGCGCTATAAATCTGCAGTGCTCACAATTTATAGTTCTTGTAAGTGGCATCAAACATGTTTATATTAAAGTAAGTGATTGGATATGCAGAATACTTAAATTATATGTTTATTTCTTACCTGAGTGGGATCTTAATGGCTATGTAGCGGTCAACTGCAATAGCCAGGAGACTGAAGATGGAGCTCTGAGTCAGTACCAGCACAAAGCAGGCGATAAACAGGCAACCATAAAAGTGAGCGCAAAATCCAGTACTAATGGTAATTGCAAAAGGTATAGCAAGTACGCCCACAGCAATGTCTGCCACAGCAAGTGACACCACAAAGAAGTTGGTAATGTTCTGCAGATTGCTGTTTAGGTACACAGCCCAACAAACCAGCACATTGCCCAGCACAGAGAGCACGGCAATCACCAGCTCCAGGATAATGTAGACCACATCTTTTGTTACCATGATGAGGTGGACCACACTGATGCCAAGCAGGAGGTATGGATGGCTGCTTCAACGTCCATATCTGCAGCTCAGTTTAGCaccaaaaaaacaacattgtgGAGACACATAAATCGAAGAAACCAAGACTGCAGCAAAAGATTGAATACTTCAAAAGGACTTCAGGTATACGGCTGTAGAAATTTTCCCATGGTTCAGTTCCCTACTAATGCCACTCAATTTTCACTGCAGTGTAGAGCAATCACAGTTGATTCCAGGTGATGTCCATGTTTACTGTCATTCATAGCTCGATGAGTATAGTATCGGTATACTTTTAGCTTTACTGGATATCCACTGCACAACAGTGACTGAGGATATTGCTAGTCAACTGCATtgagaaatatattttatgtgatTATTATCAAATACACATTTGGTCTCTTGTGGTTTTCTTGTATATGAAACTAGTTTATAACCCAGAGAATCCAATTAGCATTTTTCGAAATGTAAATCAATCCATAATGCCAGAGCTGGCTGTCTGGAATGACTTAAAAAAACCAGGGGGTGAAGAGAGACCCATTAACCTCTGATGGCAGCTCAGTGATGAATTTTCAGGCTTTTATCTACTACAGATTTAGAATTTATAAAGGTATGACCTCCACCATGGTAAAATCTAAGATGCTCTTGACTGTCTGTAAAATTTTGCTAATTGTCCCATGTGCTGTAATTAAAAAGGTTGGTGTCAGTTGGATCAATTGGTGTCATTTTCATTCACCTTCATCCTTTGTGATTCATAATGCAGATGCCGTGTTTGCtctaagaaatataaaaaaaaacaaataaataaaaataacatcaacACAATTAAGTACTGCATGCATTTGctttattttgggaaaaaaaaacattttataaaaacagtAGTATTTGAAATTTATTGACATCCTGCCAATCACAGAAAGGAGTGCAATAATGAAACAAGCAACTCCTATACATATAGTATGTCTGTGAATGTTACCTTGGCTGAACCAGGAGATACTCAATATGCTAGTCTCCATGTCTTTGGTGTAATCCAACTACTTTTGGTTGGTTGTAAGggaaataaaaagtgtgtgaattttgcttgactttctcTTTTCAAGCAGGATTTTCCTtaagctttattttcagataccATTCTGAGTCAAATCAAAAAAGTAGGAATTAGATTGTTTTTGTATTGTCATATTTAATCTTTTCAGGATAATTAGAATGAGCGATTTTCCCTAGTTGCATTTTCTAGGAAAATGCTGAAGAAATGCTCTTCAGGGGTTTGTATGCATATAATGATGTAGGTCTCCAATTACACCGCTCTGTATACATGCGTCACTAGTGAATTATTTAGTTACAGACCTTTGTATGTTATAGGCTAAAAGTCTGTAAAAATTATGCTAAGTAATTGTGACAGTAATACCTTTTTAAATGGTTTGTGGATTGCATGTTGGGTAGAAATTCTGGCTTTTAAAAATCTAGTCTAAATATTATATCACCTGCCTAATTGAATCAAATACTATAAATGTAGAGAGAGCAAATATAAAGGTATATCCATCTTTACATATGTTGCTGTCTCACCTAGTCATGGTAGCCTGTACTCCTAAATATTTGGTATAAATATTTTCCTTGAAAGAACACAATATTTGCTGCACTTGTGAGGTTATGGATATCTTCAGTTCCAGCTGGTTGCTTTTTGTAATGCTGTCCTTTTTCCTCTGTAATCACATTGTCTTAA
This genomic window from Polypterus senegalus isolate Bchr_013 chromosome 12, ASM1683550v1, whole genome shotgun sequence contains:
- the adora2aa gene encoding adenosine A2a receptor a, with the translated sequence MVTKDVVYIILELVIAVLSVLGNVLVCWAVYLNSNLQNITNFFVVSLAVADIAVGVLAIPFAITISTGFCAHFYGCLFIACFVLVLTQSSIFSLLAIAVDRYIAIKIPLRYNGLVTGQRAQGIIALCWVLSVIIGLTPMLGWNSRKQEINETCPEEMMKCFFKNVVTMDYMVYFNFFACVLVPLLFMLGIYLRIFMAARHQLKQIELKVVHGEKSRSILQKEIHAAKSLAFIVGLFALCWLPLHIINCFDLFCEQCEKPPVIVLNLAIILSHANSVVNPFIYAYRIREFRHTFRKIIRRHILGKKEHFFKGTGCGNTSNGSKRASMVDNASIKANGLAVKVNTGKHDNETEPKSTENNLGKLTEYKTQVVSYQNGYIVELPLPPLQKHPLQPPNRESGEPTENGDTSEINVNQEKGQVQTEVHVNLTLQDKDVWYPDLSEVS